One window of the Candidatus Jettenia sp. genome contains the following:
- the acpS gene encoding holo-ACP synthase has protein sequence MYIGIDIIEIKRIERLFSSNEGFLKKIYTEKEVEYCNQKKNKYQHFAARFATKEAVFKALGTGWIGTMKWTDIELLNDEMGKPYLNLYGSVKELANKKNINNISVSVSHCRDYAIAQVLLVPGSI, from the coding sequence ATGTACATTGGCATTGATATAATAGAAATAAAACGTATTGAAAGATTATTTTCTTCTAATGAGGGTTTTTTGAAGAAAATTTATACGGAAAAAGAAGTAGAATACTGTAATCAAAAAAAGAATAAATATCAGCATTTTGCAGCGCGTTTTGCTACCAAAGAGGCTGTATTCAAGGCATTAGGGACGGGCTGGATAGGCACTATGAAATGGACAGATATTGAGTTGTTAAACGACGAAATGGGAAAACCGTATTTGAACCTTTATGGAAGTGTAAAAGAACTGGCAAATAAAAAGAATATTAACAATATTTCTGTATCAGTATCCCATTGCCGGGATTATGCTATTGCTCAGGTATTATTA
- a CDS encoding sensor domain-containing diguanylate cyclase produces the protein MKLIENYKKIRVLNKALNIVPNHVKTEVNHYALVETFVDAIISANQEGRIVYCNPAAKKMFGYQEEIIGCDITVLMPERYRLKYQIGMTKYINTGLTRIIGQTIESVGLKKDGIEFPIELSVSASMVDDRYFFTGIIRDITERKCTEFKLLESNRKLQELSIKDSLTNLYNRRHTFHVMEIEFNRAKRYQKSLSCLMIDIDYFKNINDLYGHPFGDKVLVHFSSFLLNMIRSTDIVSRYGGEEFLVILPDVDIKGAMDFAERLREAVSKHTIEDKERNINAALSISVGVSSFTDSTLNKEEIISQADKALYEAKRSGRNRVCCIQTCKTV, from the coding sequence ATGAAGCTAATTGAAAATTATAAAAAAATAAGAGTTTTGAATAAAGCATTAAATATAGTGCCAAATCACGTGAAGACGGAAGTAAACCATTATGCCCTAGTTGAAACATTTGTAGATGCTATTATATCGGCAAATCAGGAAGGGCGTATTGTTTATTGTAACCCTGCAGCAAAAAAGATGTTTGGATATCAGGAAGAGATCATTGGTTGCGATATTACTGTCCTTATGCCTGAACGATATCGGCTAAAATATCAAATAGGTATGACGAAGTATATAAATACAGGGCTAACAAGGATTATAGGACAAACCATAGAGTCAGTTGGTTTAAAGAAGGATGGTATTGAATTTCCCATAGAGTTATCTGTATCGGCATCCATGGTTGATGACCGATATTTTTTTACCGGTATTATCCGGGATATTACTGAAAGAAAGTGTACGGAGTTTAAACTCCTTGAGTCTAATAGGAAATTGCAAGAGCTTTCTATTAAGGATAGTTTAACGAATTTATATAATCGGCGCCATACTTTTCATGTAATGGAAATTGAATTCAACAGGGCAAAAAGATATCAAAAATCCCTCTCATGTTTAATGATCGATATAGATTATTTTAAAAATATCAATGATCTCTATGGTCATCCCTTTGGAGATAAAGTACTCGTACATTTCTCCTCCTTTTTACTCAATATGATACGCTCTACCGATATAGTTTCCCGATATGGAGGTGAAGAGTTTCTTGTTATTCTTCCCGATGTAGATATAAAGGGTGCTATGGACTTTGCTGAAAGATTACGGGAAGCCGTATCTAAACATACTATAGAGGATAAAGAAAGGAATATAAATGCAGCATTGAGCATCAGTGTTGGAGTCAGCTCTTTTACAGATAGTACACTTAATAAAGAAGAAATAATAAGCCAGGCAGATAAAGCCCTTTACGAGGCCAAGCGATCGGGAAGAAACAGAGTTTGCTGTATTCAAACTTGTAAGACTGTTTAA
- a CDS encoding PAS domain S-box protein — translation MEISKFIYTLTENEQARLLLAGLNDLAYIYDTEGNIVFVNKVFEKLTGHKAEEFCGKPFTSLFEEDDIKKALDTYTRTLQGESPHYEIYFRNTKVFCEYKNSPLTDEGGNIIGVAGIARDITLRKEREEKLKALNKSLEKRVVEHSTKLMKINEELTEEMNDHKRIETEFKQDIEKLQRSLRIIIHILASTIESKDIFAADHQKRVTRLARCIAEEMGLLKDRVDSICLAAALHDIGKVSVPAEILGKVEQLTESELNVLKAHSRVGYDIVREIEFPSPVAQIVLQHHERIDGSGYPMRLTSKDILLEAKILSVADVVEAISFPRPYRSTFGLDNALEEISRNKGILYDFNVVNACLTVFHEKGFTFEQELYSNVKLLDDVLLRR, via the coding sequence TTGGAGATATCAAAATTTATTTATACATTGACTGAAAATGAACAGGCAAGGCTATTGCTCGCTGGCTTGAATGACCTTGCGTATATCTATGATACAGAGGGAAATATTGTATTTGTAAACAAAGTATTTGAGAAGCTAACAGGACATAAAGCGGAAGAATTCTGTGGAAAACCATTCACGTCCCTTTTTGAAGAAGATGATATAAAAAAGGCACTGGACACTTATACAAGAACGCTTCAGGGGGAAAGCCCGCACTATGAAATCTATTTTAGAAATACAAAAGTATTCTGTGAGTATAAGAATTCTCCTTTGACAGATGAGGGGGGAAATATAATTGGAGTTGCTGGTATTGCCAGAGATATTACCCTCCGTAAGGAACGCGAAGAAAAATTGAAAGCACTTAACAAATCTTTAGAAAAACGGGTAGTTGAACATTCAACAAAACTCATGAAGATAAATGAAGAATTAACAGAAGAAATGAACGATCATAAACGGATAGAGACAGAATTCAAACAAGATATTGAGAAGTTACAGAGGTCTTTAAGGATAATTATTCATATTCTTGCCTCTACGATTGAGTCGAAAGACATTTTTGCGGCGGATCACCAAAAACGTGTAACCCGGCTTGCCCGATGTATAGCAGAAGAGATGGGTCTTTTAAAGGACAGGGTTGATAGTATCTGTTTGGCAGCCGCTCTCCATGATATAGGAAAAGTGTCTGTGCCGGCAGAGATCCTTGGAAAAGTTGAGCAGCTCACCGAGAGTGAGTTGAATGTGCTTAAGGCTCATTCGAGGGTAGGCTATGATATAGTAAGAGAAATAGAATTTCCTTCCCCTGTTGCTCAAATTGTGCTTCAGCATCATGAGAGAATTGATGGTTCCGGATATCCCATGCGTCTGACAAGTAAAGATATACTTTTGGAAGCCAAGATTTTAAGTGTGGCCGATGTTGTAGAGGCGATATCCTTTCCCCGTCCTTATCGGTCAACCTTTGGTCTGGATAATGCGCTGGAGGAGATCTCCCGAAACAAGGGCATTCTTTACGATTTTAATGTGGTGAACGCCTGTCTGACTGTTTTTCATGAAAAAGGATTTACCTTTGAACAGGAATTATACTCAAATGTAAAACTGCTCGATGACGTTTTATTGAGGAGATAA